In Flavobacterium sp. N3904, one DNA window encodes the following:
- the hisG gene encoding ATP phosphoribosyltransferase yields the protein MSTLKIAIQKSGRLNEESIQILKDAGISIDNGIDQLKAEASNFPLEVLYLRNSDIPQYLIDGVVDIAIVGDNLLVEKGKNIEVIQKLGFSKCKVSVAVPKTFNYKSVKDLEGMRIATSYPNTVIDFFNSKGVTVDIHQISGSVEIAPNIGLADAIVDIVSSGSTLFKNNLKEVEVIFKSEAVLAVSPKVSPESQKIIDTLKFRIESVLRARKSKYILMNIPNDKIEAVGKILPVLRSLTVLPLAEEGWSSVHSVIDKDTFWEVIDQLKEVGAEGILVCPIEKMVL from the coding sequence ATGAGTACACTTAAAATTGCAATTCAAAAATCTGGACGCCTAAACGAAGAAAGCATCCAAATCCTAAAAGACGCAGGGATCTCAATTGATAATGGAATAGATCAATTAAAAGCAGAAGCTTCCAATTTTCCTTTAGAGGTTTTATATCTGCGAAATTCAGATATTCCCCAATATTTAATCGATGGAGTAGTAGATATTGCTATTGTAGGAGATAATTTATTAGTTGAAAAAGGGAAAAACATTGAGGTAATTCAAAAATTAGGTTTTTCAAAATGTAAAGTTTCGGTAGCAGTTCCCAAAACATTTAATTATAAATCAGTAAAAGATTTAGAAGGGATGCGCATTGCAACTTCTTATCCAAACACAGTAATTGATTTTTTTAATTCTAAAGGAGTAACAGTTGATATTCACCAAATATCAGGTTCGGTAGAAATTGCCCCAAACATTGGTTTAGCAGATGCTATTGTCGATATTGTATCCAGCGGAAGCACTTTATTTAAAAACAATTTGAAAGAAGTTGAAGTTATTTTTAAAAGTGAGGCGGTATTAGCTGTTTCTCCAAAAGTAAGTCCTGAATCTCAAAAAATAATTGACACATTAAAATTTAGAATCGAATCGGTTTTAAGAGCAAGAAAATCAAAATATATTTTGATGAATATTCCAAATGACAAAATTGAAGCTGTTGGCAAGATTCTTCCCGTATTACGTAGTTTAACCGTTTTGCCATTGGCAGAAGAAGGTTGGAGTAGTGTACACTCGGTAATTGACAAAGACACTTTTTGGGAAGTAATTGACCAATTGAAAGAAGTTGGTGCCGAGGGAATTTTAGTTTGTCCAATCGAAAAAATGGTACTTTAA
- the hisD gene encoding histidinol dehydrogenase yields the protein MNKIYNPKPETWSAILERPTKTVDDIEATVKGIFKEVQSKGDFAIAKYTSLFDGVSVPDLEVSQTEIATAIATISKELKEAIQLAKSNIEKFHAAQKTNRVVVETTEGVNCWQEKRPIQKIGLYIPGGTAPLFSTVLMLAVPANLAGCSEIVLCSPPDKNGNINPAILYAAYLCGVTKILKVGGIQAIAGMTFGTVTIPKVYKIFGPGNQFVTVAKQLATQFGVAIDMPAGPSELLIVADDTAVPAFVASDLLSQAEHGTDSQVILVSTSKKLIDAVEIEIQSQMEVLLRKAIAEKAIANSKLIFVENDTVALELINEYGPEHFIICTKDEAFYIDNIANAGSVFIGNYTPESAGDYASGTNHTLPTNGYAKNYSGVNLDSFLKSMTFQKISEKGIQNIGSAIEIMAEAEGLQAHKNAVTLRLNALENDK from the coding sequence ATGAATAAAATATACAATCCAAAACCAGAAACTTGGTCAGCAATTTTAGAAAGACCAACTAAAACAGTTGACGATATTGAAGCAACTGTAAAAGGGATTTTCAAGGAAGTACAGTCAAAAGGGGATTTTGCTATTGCAAAGTATACATCACTTTTTGATGGGGTTTCAGTTCCTGATTTAGAAGTTTCCCAAACCGAAATAGCCACTGCAATCGCAACTATTTCTAAAGAATTAAAAGAAGCCATTCAGTTGGCAAAATCAAATATTGAAAAATTCCACGCTGCACAAAAAACAAATCGTGTTGTAGTGGAAACCACTGAAGGTGTAAACTGTTGGCAAGAGAAAAGACCAATACAAAAAATTGGTTTATACATTCCAGGAGGAACCGCTCCTTTATTTTCAACGGTATTGATGCTTGCGGTACCCGCTAATCTTGCAGGCTGCAGCGAAATCGTCTTATGTTCTCCTCCTGATAAAAATGGAAATATCAATCCAGCCATTTTGTATGCCGCTTATCTATGTGGCGTGACCAAAATTCTGAAAGTTGGCGGAATTCAAGCCATTGCAGGAATGACTTTTGGAACTGTTACTATTCCAAAAGTGTATAAAATATTTGGTCCCGGAAACCAATTTGTAACTGTTGCCAAACAATTGGCTACACAATTTGGTGTTGCCATCGATATGCCTGCAGGTCCATCGGAATTATTGATTGTTGCTGATGACACTGCAGTTCCTGCTTTCGTAGCTTCCGATTTATTGTCTCAAGCCGAACACGGAACAGATAGCCAAGTGATTTTAGTTTCTACTTCAAAAAAATTGATTGATGCTGTTGAAATTGAAATCCAATCTCAAATGGAGGTTTTACTAAGAAAAGCAATTGCAGAAAAAGCGATTGCCAATTCAAAATTGATTTTTGTCGAAAATGATACAGTAGCTTTAGAATTAATCAATGAATATGGGCCTGAACATTTTATTATTTGCACCAAAGACGAAGCTTTTTACATCGATAATATAGCCAATGCAGGTTCTGTTTTCATTGGAAATTACACTCCAGAAAGTGCCGGTGATTACGCTTCGGGAACCAATCATACCTTGCCCACGAATGGTTATGCCAAAAATTATAGCGGAGTTAATTTAGATAGTTTTCTTAAATCGATGACTTTTCAGAAAATTTCTGAAAAAGGAATACAAAATATTGGTTCGGCAATTGAAATTATGGCTGAAGCCGAGGGATTACAAGCCCACAAAAATGCAGTTACTTTACGATTAAATGCCCTTGAAAATGATAAATAG
- the hisC gene encoding histidinol-phosphate transaminase: protein MINSFNLDSLVRDNVKVLKPYSSARDEFEDFDTADMVFLDANENPFNSGVNRYPDPQQASVKSILAKQHKVNPNQMLLGNGSDEVLDLIFRAFCEPKVDNVITLPPTYGMYGVLANINAVENREVLLSTDFQPQIEKIFKAIDDNTKMIFLCSPNNPTGNSFSEESVTTLLEHFNGIIVIDEAYIDFSEKESWLQKLEQYPNLIITQTLSKAYGLAGIRLGICYASAEIISVLNKIKPPYNVNELTQKRALERLDNTNTVESEIKSIIRHREDLLKVLLDIKYVEKIYPTEANFILIKVDDANKRYDDLIAKGIVIRNRTTQPLCENCLRLTIGTEEENKKLIEALKA, encoded by the coding sequence ATGATAAATAGTTTTAATTTAGATAGTTTAGTTCGTGACAACGTCAAGGTTTTAAAGCCTTATTCGTCTGCCAGAGATGAATTTGAGGATTTTGACACCGCCGATATGGTTTTTTTGGATGCCAATGAAAATCCTTTTAATAGTGGTGTAAATCGGTATCCCGATCCGCAACAAGCTTCGGTAAAAAGTATTCTCGCAAAGCAACACAAAGTAAATCCAAACCAAATGTTATTAGGAAACGGTAGTGATGAGGTTCTGGATTTGATTTTTAGAGCTTTTTGTGAGCCAAAAGTGGATAATGTGATTACATTGCCACCTACTTACGGAATGTATGGTGTACTGGCAAATATCAATGCAGTAGAAAATAGAGAAGTATTGCTTTCAACTGATTTTCAGCCTCAAATTGAGAAAATCTTCAAAGCAATTGATGATAATACCAAAATGATCTTCTTGTGTTCCCCGAATAATCCAACTGGAAATTCGTTTTCAGAAGAAAGTGTGACGACTTTATTGGAGCATTTTAATGGTATAATTGTGATTGACGAAGCGTATATTGATTTTTCAGAAAAAGAAAGTTGGTTACAAAAATTAGAACAATATCCTAACTTAATCATCACACAAACACTTTCAAAAGCGTATGGTTTGGCGGGAATTCGATTGGGAATTTGTTATGCCTCAGCAGAAATAATTTCGGTTTTAAACAAAATAAAACCGCCATATAATGTAAACGAATTAACTCAGAAAAGAGCTTTAGAAAGATTGGATAACACCAATACTGTAGAATCTGAAATCAAATCTATAATAAGACATAGAGAAGATCTACTTAAAGTATTACTTGATATAAAATACGTTGAAAAAATTTATCCAACAGAAGCCAATTTTATATTGATTAAAGTGGATGATGCCAATAAAAGATACGATGATTTGATAGCCAAAGGGATCGTAATTCGAAATAGAACGACACAGCCTTTATGTGAAAATTGTTTGCGTTTGACTATTGGAACAGAGGAAGAAAATAAAAAATTAATTGAGGCATTAAAAGCTTAA
- the hisB gene encoding bifunctional histidinol-phosphatase/imidazoleglycerol-phosphate dehydratase HisB translates to MKKVLFIDRDGTIVLEPEGYQLDSLDKLEFYPKAFQYLAKIAKEMDYELVMVTNQDGLGTDSFPEDTFWPTQNFILRAFENEGVLFDDIFVDRSFPEDNAPTRKPRTGMLTKYIDNPEYDLANSFVLGDRLTDVELAKNLGAKAIFMNTTEGAGSSEIAAKREELDEVIILQSTDWKVIYEFLKLEARSASITRKTNETDICINLNLDGTGKSKIETGIAFFDHMLDQISRHGQMDLEITVKGDLEVDEHHTIEDTAIALGEVFAKALGNKLGIERYGFCLPMDDCLSQVAIDFGGRNWLVWETEFKREMVGKMPTEMFYHFFKSFSDGAKANINIKAEGTNEHHKIEAIFKAFAKAIKVAVKRDTEKMILPSTKGML, encoded by the coding sequence ATGAAAAAAGTACTTTTTATAGATCGTGACGGAACCATTGTTTTAGAACCAGAAGGATATCAATTAGACAGTTTAGACAAACTTGAATTTTACCCAAAAGCGTTTCAGTATTTGGCAAAAATAGCCAAGGAAATGGATTACGAATTGGTTATGGTGACCAATCAAGACGGATTGGGAACCGACAGTTTCCCCGAAGATACTTTTTGGCCAACCCAAAACTTCATTTTGAGAGCTTTTGAAAACGAAGGTGTTCTTTTTGATGATATTTTTGTAGATCGTTCTTTTCCTGAGGATAATGCACCAACACGCAAGCCTCGCACGGGAATGTTGACTAAATACATTGACAACCCTGAATATGATTTGGCCAACTCATTTGTTTTGGGAGATCGTTTGACGGATGTGGAATTGGCCAAAAACTTGGGCGCTAAAGCCATTTTCATGAATACCACCGAAGGAGCAGGAAGTTCGGAAATTGCTGCAAAAAGAGAGGAATTAGATGAAGTGATTATCTTGCAATCTACCGATTGGAAAGTGATTTATGAGTTTTTGAAACTTGAAGCGCGTTCTGCATCGATTACAAGAAAAACCAATGAAACCGATATTTGCATCAATTTGAACTTGGACGGAACCGGAAAAAGCAAAATTGAAACCGGAATTGCTTTTTTTGACCATATGCTTGACCAGATTTCACGCCACGGACAAATGGATTTAGAGATAACCGTAAAAGGTGATTTAGAAGTTGATGAACACCACACGATTGAAGATACAGCCATTGCGCTTGGTGAAGTTTTTGCCAAAGCATTAGGAAATAAATTAGGCATTGAGCGTTATGGTTTCTGTTTGCCAATGGACGACTGCTTATCCCAAGTAGCGATTGATTTTGGAGGCAGAAACTGGCTGGTTTGGGAAACCGAATTCAAACGGGAGATGGTAGGTAAAATGCCAACAGAGATGTTTTATCATTTCTTCAAATCTTTCTCGGATGGTGCCAAAGCCAATATCAACATCAAAGCCGAAGGAACCAACGAACATCACAAAATTGAAGCCATCTTTAAAGCTTTTGCAAAAGCAATAAAAGTAGCGGTAAAACGCGATACAGAAAAAATGATTTTGCCATCAACAAAAGGAATGCTTTAA
- a CDS encoding nuclear transport factor 2 family protein, with product MDAQKFAEQWIESWNSHDLENIMQHYSEDIEITTPMIKLAGGIESGSLVGKKSVKDYWNKALTKFPDLHFELLEVTSSVNSVALYYKSIMNKMAIEVMFFNDKGLVNKMIAHYTN from the coding sequence ATGGATGCTCAAAAATTTGCCGAACAATGGATTGAATCATGGAATTCTCATGATTTGGAAAACATAATGCAACATTATTCTGAAGACATTGAAATAACTACACCAATGATAAAATTGGCTGGAGGAATAGAAAGCGGTTCACTTGTTGGAAAAAAATCAGTCAAAGACTATTGGAATAAAGCCCTAACTAAGTTTCCTGATTTACATTTTGAGCTTTTAGAAGTTACATCTAGTGTTAATTCAGTGGCTTTATATTACAAATCCATCATGAACAAAATGGCTATTGAAGTTATGTTTTTTAATGATAAAGGATTGGTAAATAAAATGATAGCACATTATACTAATTAA
- the hisH gene encoding imidazole glycerol phosphate synthase subunit HisH — MKIVIINYGSGNIQSIMFAIERLGFKAVLSNDPEEIKSADKIIFPGVGEASYAMKMLKKSGLDTLIPTLKQPVFGICLGMQLMCNKSEEGSTEGLGIFDVDVIKFSPKVKVPQMGWNNIYNLKSDLFKGITENEYMYLVHSFYAPICKETIATTDYEVEYSSALENDNFYGTQFHPEKSGDVGERILNNFLNIKL; from the coding sequence ATGAAAATAGTAATCATAAATTACGGATCCGGAAATATTCAAAGCATCATGTTTGCCATCGAAAGATTGGGGTTCAAAGCAGTTTTGAGCAACGATCCGGAAGAAATAAAGTCTGCTGACAAAATAATTTTTCCTGGAGTAGGAGAGGCTAGTTATGCGATGAAAATGCTTAAAAAAAGTGGTTTGGACACTTTGATTCCAACTCTTAAGCAGCCCGTTTTTGGGATTTGTTTGGGTATGCAATTGATGTGTAATAAATCGGAGGAAGGAAGTACAGAAGGATTGGGGATTTTTGATGTGGATGTCATTAAATTTTCTCCAAAAGTAAAAGTTCCCCAAATGGGTTGGAATAACATTTATAATTTAAAATCAGATTTATTTAAAGGAATTACAGAAAATGAATACATGTATTTGGTGCATAGTTTTTATGCGCCTATTTGCAAAGAAACCATTGCAACTACTGATTATGAAGTGGAATATTCTTCAGCTTTAGAGAATGATAATTTCTACGGAACACAATTTCACCCAGAGAAAAGCGGTGATGTTGGTGAGCGCATTTTAAACAACTTTTTAAACATTAAACTTTAA
- the hisA gene encoding 1-(5-phosphoribosyl)-5-[(5-phosphoribosylamino)methylideneamino]imidazole-4-carboxamide isomerase, giving the protein MRIIPAIDIIEGKCVRLSKGDYNTKIIYNENPLEVAKSFEAHGIEYLHLVDLDGAKSSKIVNYKILEQIATQTKLKIDFGGGLKADSDLKIAFESGANQITGGSIAVKNRAIFEKWIAEYGSDKIILGADANNEKVAVSGWLEDSDEDLVPFIQDYQSKGIQYVICTDIAKDGMLEGPSFDLYAKILMEANGIKLIASGGISTFDELPKLAKLGCEGTIIGKAIYEGRISLKQLENYIIK; this is encoded by the coding sequence ATGCGAATAATCCCCGCAATAGATATTATAGAAGGAAAATGTGTTCGCTTGTCCAAAGGCGATTACAATACCAAAATCATATACAATGAAAATCCGCTTGAAGTAGCCAAATCATTCGAAGCACACGGAATCGAATACTTGCATTTGGTAGATTTGGATGGCGCTAAATCGAGCAAAATTGTAAATTATAAAATATTGGAACAAATAGCTACGCAAACCAAACTGAAAATTGATTTTGGTGGCGGATTGAAAGCTGATTCTGATTTGAAAATAGCTTTCGAAAGTGGTGCCAACCAAATCACAGGAGGCAGTATCGCAGTAAAAAACAGAGCTATTTTTGAAAAATGGATTGCCGAATATGGTTCGGATAAAATTATTTTAGGAGCTGACGCTAATAATGAAAAAGTAGCCGTCTCAGGTTGGTTGGAAGATTCTGATGAGGATTTAGTTCCGTTTATCCAAGATTATCAAAGCAAAGGAATTCAGTATGTGATTTGTACCGATATTGCCAAAGACGGAATGCTGGAAGGACCAAGTTTTGATTTGTATGCTAAAATTTTAATGGAAGCCAATGGTATAAAATTAATTGCATCAGGTGGAATTTCTACTTTTGATGAATTGCCTAAATTAGCAAAATTAGGTTGTGAAGGGACTATAATCGGGAAAGCGATTTATGAAGGTCGAATTTCATTGAAACAATTGGAAAATTATATAATAAAATAG
- the hisF gene encoding imidazole glycerol phosphate synthase subunit HisF, with protein sequence MLTKRIIPCLDIKNGRTVKGVNFVDLRDAGDPVELAKIYSDEGADELVFLDISATEERRKTLVDLVRKVAATINIPFTVGGGISTVEDVEVLLQNGADKVSINSSAVKNPQLINDLAQKFGSQCVVVAIDAKQIEDEWMVHLVGGKVPTEIRLFDWAQDVEQRGAGEILFTSMNHDGTKNGFANEALAKLSQLVNIPIIASGGAGNMQHFVDTFIDGKADAALAASVFHFKEIEIKALKKELKNNNIEVRI encoded by the coding sequence ATGTTAACAAAAAGAATAATACCTTGTCTCGACATCAAAAACGGAAGAACCGTAAAAGGCGTTAATTTCGTAGATTTGCGTGATGCGGGCGATCCTGTGGAATTGGCCAAAATCTACTCGGATGAAGGTGCTGACGAATTGGTTTTTCTTGACATTTCTGCAACTGAAGAACGCAGAAAAACTTTGGTGGATTTGGTTCGAAAAGTGGCTGCAACTATCAATATTCCATTTACAGTAGGCGGTGGAATTTCAACCGTAGAAGATGTTGAAGTTTTATTGCAAAATGGTGCGGATAAAGTTTCTATCAATTCTTCGGCAGTAAAAAATCCGCAGTTGATTAATGATTTGGCACAAAAATTCGGGAGCCAATGTGTGGTGGTGGCGATAGATGCCAAGCAAATTGAAGACGAATGGATGGTGCATTTGGTAGGAGGGAAGGTTCCTACGGAAATTCGATTATTCGATTGGGCACAAGATGTAGAACAAAGAGGAGCAGGAGAAATCCTTTTTACCTCTATGAATCATGACGGAACCAAAAACGGATTTGCAAATGAAGCTTTGGCAAAACTGTCACAATTAGTCAATATTCCGATAATTGCTTCGGGAGGAGCAGGGAATATGCAACATTTTGTAGATACCTTTATTGATGGAAAAGCGGATGCAGCATTGGCGGCAAGCGTGTTCCATTTCAAGGAAATCGAAATTAAAGCTTTAAAAAAAGAATTAAAAAACAACAATATAGAAGTTCGGATCTAG
- the hisIE gene encoding bifunctional phosphoribosyl-AMP cyclohydrolase/phosphoribosyl-ATP diphosphatase HisIE → MNIDFSKSAHGLIPAIIQDSETKNVLMLGYMNAEAYQKTIDTQKVTFYSRSKQRLWTKGEESGNFLNLIDIKNDCDNDTLLIQVQPVGPTCHKGTDTCWATENKQDYGFISNLEETIKTRRQNADSDKSYVASLFKLGINKIAQKVGEEAVEVVIEAKDDNDDLFLSEGADLLFHYLILLQAKGFQLNDVVEVLKSRQK, encoded by the coding sequence ATGAACATAGATTTTTCAAAAAGCGCACACGGGTTAATTCCTGCAATAATCCAAGATAGTGAAACCAAGAATGTTTTGATGTTGGGTTACATGAATGCCGAAGCTTACCAAAAAACAATAGATACCCAAAAAGTAACTTTCTACAGCCGTTCCAAACAAAGACTTTGGACAAAAGGGGAAGAAAGTGGTAACTTCCTGAATCTGATTGATATCAAAAACGACTGCGACAATGATACATTATTGATTCAAGTGCAACCCGTGGGACCAACCTGTCACAAAGGAACGGACACCTGCTGGGCAACCGAAAATAAACAGGATTATGGCTTTATCTCTAATTTGGAGGAAACTATCAAAACCCGAAGACAAAATGCCGATTCTGACAAAAGTTATGTTGCTTCCTTATTCAAATTGGGAATCAACAAAATTGCTCAAAAAGTGGGAGAAGAAGCAGTAGAAGTGGTCATTGAAGCCAAAGATGATAATGATGATTTGTTCTTGAGCGAAGGCGCCGATTTACTTTTTCATTACTTAATCTTGTTGCAAGCCAAAGGTTTTCAATTAAACGACGTGGTTGAAGTTTTGAAAAGCCGTCAGAAGTAA
- a CDS encoding M1 family metallopeptidase — MKKHLNLLLITFLISTGIQAQGLLTKSDIVFTRQDSLRGSITKERVWWDVKHYNLDVKVNPADSTITGSNTIQYKVLQPYNVMQIDLQNPMEITKVTQDGVALQYKRDGNVFFITLASTQNVGAIKEVKVFYHGKPKVAVRPPWDGGLTWKKDKNGNDFIASSCQGLGASVWWPNKDHMYDEVEGMKISVNVPDNLMDVSNGRLQNVKKLKDGTKTYTWVVKNPINNYGVNINVGDYVTFSEKYKGEKGDLDCTYYVLKDNLAKAKEQFKDVPRMLKAFEHWFGPYPFYEDSYKLVEAPYLGMEHQSCVTYGNGFKNGYLGRDLSGTGWGLKFDFIIIHESGHEWFANNITYKDIADMWIHESFTCYSESLFLEYYYGKEAGYEYVRGIRKNIENEKPIIGYYDVNNEGSGDMYYKGANMLNTLRQLVNNDEKWRSILRGLNSTFYHQTVTTKQIEDYLSQQVGVDLNPFFNQYLRDIRIPTFEYTIQDNILKYHWTNIVTGFDMPVKVALNGTEVTLNPKAEWTEFTNSSKIENVALDPNFYVFSKEGQK, encoded by the coding sequence ATGAAAAAACATCTTAACCTATTATTAATCACGTTTTTAATTTCCACTGGAATCCAAGCTCAAGGTTTGCTTACCAAATCGGATATTGTTTTTACCAGACAAGATTCTTTAAGAGGCAGTATTACTAAAGAAAGAGTATGGTGGGATGTAAAACACTATAATTTGGATGTAAAAGTAAATCCTGCAGACAGTACAATTACAGGATCTAATACTATTCAATATAAAGTGTTACAACCTTATAATGTAATGCAAATTGACTTGCAAAATCCAATGGAAATTACCAAAGTTACCCAAGATGGTGTAGCATTACAATACAAAAGAGATGGTAATGTTTTCTTTATAACATTGGCATCAACTCAAAATGTAGGGGCTATTAAAGAGGTAAAAGTATTTTATCACGGTAAACCAAAAGTAGCCGTTAGACCACCATGGGATGGTGGGTTAACTTGGAAAAAAGATAAAAACGGAAATGATTTTATTGCTTCTTCTTGTCAAGGATTGGGCGCCAGTGTTTGGTGGCCAAACAAAGACCATATGTATGATGAAGTCGAAGGAATGAAAATCAGTGTGAATGTTCCTGACAATTTAATGGATGTTTCGAATGGGCGTTTGCAAAATGTAAAAAAGTTAAAAGACGGTACCAAAACATATACATGGGTTGTAAAAAATCCAATCAATAATTATGGTGTAAATATCAATGTTGGTGATTATGTTACTTTTTCGGAGAAATACAAGGGAGAAAAAGGTGATTTAGATTGCACTTATTATGTTTTGAAAGATAATCTGGCAAAAGCCAAAGAGCAATTCAAAGATGTACCTCGAATGTTGAAAGCTTTTGAACATTGGTTTGGTCCTTATCCTTTTTATGAAGACAGCTACAAACTGGTGGAAGCTCCTTATTTAGGAATGGAACACCAAAGTTGTGTAACCTACGGAAATGGCTTTAAAAATGGATATTTGGGACGCGATTTGAGCGGGACGGGTTGGGGACTGAAGTTTGATTTTATTATCATCCATGAATCGGGACACGAATGGTTTGCCAATAATATTACTTATAAAGATATTGCCGACATGTGGATTCATGAAAGCTTTACTTGTTATTCAGAAAGCCTTTTTCTAGAATACTATTATGGAAAAGAAGCTGGCTATGAATATGTGAGAGGTATTCGAAAAAATATTGAAAATGAAAAACCAATCATTGGGTATTATGACGTAAACAATGAAGGTTCGGGAGATATGTATTATAAAGGAGCCAATATGTTGAATACTCTGCGTCAGCTCGTAAATAACGATGAGAAATGGAGAAGTATTTTGAGAGGCTTGAACAGTACTTTTTACCATCAAACGGTAACAACCAAACAAATTGAAGATTATTTGAGTCAACAAGTTGGTGTGGATTTAAATCCGTTTTTCAATCAATATTTGAGAGACATCCGAATTCCTACTTTTGAATATACAATACAGGACAACATTTTGAAATACCATTGGACAAATATTGTTACTGGTTTTGATATGCCTGTAAAAGTTGCTCTAAATGGGACTGAAGTTACTTTGAATCCAAAAGCAGAATGGACTGAATTTACCAACTCTTCAAAAATTGAAAATGTTGCATTGGATCCTAATTTCTATGTTTTCAGTAAAGAAGGTCAAAAATAA